The following is a genomic window from Paenibacillus sp. FSL R5-0766.
TACACAAAGGATACGAGTATTCACGTACAGGCAACCCTACCCGTCATGCGTTGGAAGAAGTCATTAAAGAGCTGGAGGATGGCGTTCGAGGGTTTGCTTTTAGTTCGGGCATGGCTGCAATTCACGCTGTACTGTCTCTGTTGAAAACTGGAGATCACGTCATTCTGACGGATGATGTATACGGCGGGACTTATCGCATTTTCACCAAGGTGCTGAATCGTCTGGGGATCGAATCTACCTTCGTAGATACTACCTCACCACAAGCACTGGAAAAGGCTTTGCAATCCAATACAAAGGCCATCTATGTAGAAACACCTACCAATCCGTTACTCAAGGTCACCGATATTACTGCTGTAGCGAAATGGTCAAAACAACATGAATTGATGTTCATCGTGGATAACACGTTTAGTACGCCTTATTGGCAAACCCCGCTGGCTCTGGGAGCGGATATTGTACTACATTCTGCAACGAAATATATCGGCGGTCATAGCGATGTCGTGGCAGGACTTGCGGTTGTCAACAGCGAGCAACTTGGTGAAGATCTGCATTTTATTCAAAATGCAATTGGCGCAGTCCTGGGACCCATGGATTCCTGGTTGTTAATGCGTGGCCTTAAAACATTGGGATTGCGGATGGAAGCGCAAGAACGCAATACAGAGCAGCTTGTGGCATTTTTGAATCAACATCCAACAGTGAGCAAAGTCTATTATCCCGGGTTGCCCGACCATCCACAGCACAAGCTCGCTTCCACACAAGCGAGAGGATATGGCGGTATGGTTTCCTTTGATGTAGGCAGTGCTGAAAAAGTAGATGACGTGTTAAGCAAAGTCCGTTATTTCACATTGGCTGAAAGTCTGGGCGCGGTGGAAAGTTTAATTTCTGTACCTGCCCGAATGACACATGCTTCCATTCCCTATGAACGTCGGCAAGAATTGGGGATCACGGATGGTTTGATTCGTATCTCCGTTGGGATCGAGGATGTTGAGGATTTACTTGAGGATTTGAAATCTGCATTAAGTTGAGGGTATTTTGAAGTCCATGCTGGCGATCTTGGAGAAGGAGTAGTGGACGATGGACGATTTCCCAAGAAACACAGGACGTCTCATTTGATGTTCAGGCCACATTTGAAATTATAAGGAACATCAGGCACGTTATTTACCAAAACAACCTCAAAAAAATGCTGAAAGCAGCTGTTTGTTCGGTTATAACGTGTATCAGATTCCTTAAAATTCTGAGGGCGCTTCAAAGCCTTGAATAAGATGCCTCAGATTCGTCAGCACTCACACATCATCCTTTGCTCCTCCAATCCTGGGCAAGAGAACAACATCGATTCCACCCGAAGCGAAGCTTTTGATCGGAAATGAGAATTAAAGCTTTCCGGTTTCTTGATCGTTTGCTCGCACATAGGCAAGTTCTCGCATATTCAGGATGCAGTACACCGATTGCTGCTACGGACACGTTAAGGCCAGGTTCTGATTTCAGCAGGTTTAAATACAAGTTATGTGCTATCCGTTCATCTTCGATCTTACACTAATCAGGTTCAAAAAAAGGTCATGCCTTACAGAAGTTCGCTTCTGCCCAGGCATGACCTTTTTGGATATTCGGTATGTTGCCAGTTGTATTGCAATGACTATGGCGATACATCAGGCTGAGACTCTGTATGTGATAAGACCTCTGTATTTCATTCTGTACGGTACCATGAATGAAACATCCATCCTCAGCTTGTTATTTTCAAGATTTTCATAGGATGCCCATAGGGTACATAAGAATGTGTCACTTGCAGTTATGACTGTTTTTTCTAATTTCAATAGTACGGTAAAAGGGTTAACGCTGTAAGCGCAAATAACGGGAGCACCAGTCGGTTAAAACGTCTACGGCCATAACCATAATATGGATAAGGAGTAGGGTAACCGTATCCTGG
Proteins encoded in this region:
- a CDS encoding bifunctional cystathionine gamma-lyase/homocysteine desulfhydrase; the encoded protein is MRPKTKLIHAGIVGDPHTGAVSVPIYQVSTYEQESVGVHKGYEYSRTGNPTRHALEEVIKELEDGVRGFAFSSGMAAIHAVLSLLKTGDHVILTDDVYGGTYRIFTKVLNRLGIESTFVDTTSPQALEKALQSNTKAIYVETPTNPLLKVTDITAVAKWSKQHELMFIVDNTFSTPYWQTPLALGADIVLHSATKYIGGHSDVVAGLAVVNSEQLGEDLHFIQNAIGAVLGPMDSWLLMRGLKTLGLRMEAQERNTEQLVAFLNQHPTVSKVYYPGLPDHPQHKLASTQARGYGGMVSFDVGSAEKVDDVLSKVRYFTLAESLGAVESLISVPARMTHASIPYERRQELGITDGLIRISVGIEDVEDLLEDLKSALS